The following nucleotide sequence is from Apium graveolens cultivar Ventura chromosome 4, ASM990537v1, whole genome shotgun sequence.
aggactacaagatggagattaccatgagagcctcaaatttgacaatgtggagatgcttagtgatgacagtgatgatgaaagtgatcaagaaacagtatcaaaggataatgcagaaaaatccactaccaataaagcacaaaattcaacatatgtcgagttgcataatgcttcatccgtcgggagacaatctgctttatccgtcgggagacaaccagcttcatctgtcggtactcaaaattcaccatccgtcgggtcatcaaaagaagctggaggtcagaatagatcacttacagaaagttcccctttctcaaatcaaagatccattaactcagggggagtttctaataatctaaactcaatcacatatcaagacaacaatgtggcctcttcatctagagctaatctacctcaataaaggaaatggacaaaggatcatccctttgagctaatcattggtgatgtatcttctagagttcagacaaggatatcaactcaagaagaatgtctatacaacagctttctttctaaggaagaaccaaagaaggtagaagaagctttgttggatcctgattggattttagctatgcaggaggagctaaaccaatttgagaggaataaggtacggaagctggtgcccaagcataaaggaaagaatccaatagacaccaaatgggtattcagaaacaagatggatgaaaatggcatagtagtcaggaacaaagctagatttgttgctaagggctattgtcaacaagaaggaatagattttgatgaaacatttgctcctgttgcaagacttgaagccatcagaatcttcttagcctatgtagcccatgccaatttcaaattctatcaaatggatgtcaaaagtgcctttctgaatggagatttggaggaggaagcctatgtcagtcagcctcctggttttgaagatacAAACTctccagaatatgtttactatcttttgaaagcactttatggattgaagcaagcacccagagcctggtatgacactttgtcaaagtttcttttagagaatcacttcactagaggtactgcagacaaaactcttttctttagaaatgttaatggctctagtatacttgttcaaatttatgtaaatgacattatttttggctctaagatgaaaaagtttgcaaaaagtttgccaaattgatgcaaagtaagtatgaaatgagtatgatgggagaactaacttactttcttggtttgcaagttaagcaagttagtgatggaatattcattagtcaaaccaaatacatttatgatcttttaaagaaggttgatctaatggattgcacatctgcaaaaactctcatggccactacaactaagcttgaattaaacactactgaaaagtctgtggatatttcaagttataggggcatggttggctcacttctgtacttaacagctagtaggccagatataatgtttgctacatatttgtgtgctagatttcaggctgtaactagagaatctcacttagtagctattaagagaattttcagatatctcaagggaacaccaaaacttggcatttggtaccctagagattctggttttaatctaactggttattcagatgcagattaggcaggttgtagaattgatagaaaaagtacaacaggaacctgtcaattctAGGAAaaaagcttgtgtcctggttcagtaaaaagcaaaattcagtttctacttctacagctgaagctgattatattgctgctggcagttgctgtgcacagattttgtggatggaaaaccaatttctagactatggtagcaagttgaaaggattcccattttctgtaataacacaagtgcaattgccatcactgaaaatccagtacaacattcaaggacaaagcacatagacgtcaagtaccacttcataagggaatatgtaatgaatggtactgtggaactacattttgttccaagtgaaaagcagcttgcagatatatttaccaagccactggatgaatccaccttttcaaggttggtaagtgagttaggtatgctaaattactcttgaatccttatagattgtttgcaagttgtaatgcagccaaaaatttaattgatttttcagtcatggatgaaattttggttaagtcaaaatttacatctcgacggatgatcactatttatcgagtttgatcatcttTCGGTATagtatttgttaataaaatcaattacttttctggaatattttatgactcgacagaacagatttatcctcatccatcgaattgtcttattcttaatcgttgattctctgaacattatccatcgagtatacttacagtttgtaagcataacacgaccgataattgatggaatttttatagtttatttttttttaaacggctactttgggcaattcttattggttactttattttactttattacttttgacagttatttttgagatagtataaaagcttaattcattttcattacttttcttttatcattctcaaatcatttgctctaatttctttctttctcaaaagcacttactctctctctgcaagtttttactctctaacaatggcacatgttgtgaagataatgtctcaaactggatttatttatgagaaaaacaacttcactgctcttgtgaacaaggggattcaacagtctggtgactaccacaagatgatggattttgtgaagaactggaaacttaactatgccatgctggaatcacccaccatctactgtgaggttgttgaagagatgtggacaactgctatatacaactcagctgataagactatcactttcatTATTAAAGGAAAGGAATactgtgttaatagtgacattgttaaagcatgtttcaagattcctgataatactataacttcaccacacacagatactaacattattaacatgcttaactccatgaactatgcactctctatttctaaattaagtgaaattaggaggttggatcttagaaaggaatggagttatctgtgtgatgtagttaccaaggtcttttctggtaaaattagtaattttgattttgtcaatatctctatgcttaacatgattgttactgataaatttttcaactttagtgatcttatcataattgagttgtggtttaagttaggggagttaaataagaggggaaaaatgtttattatgctaaatttttaatgatgattgctaaccacctctctgaggatattgtgcttgagaacccaaccaacaaattagattgttgggtttaagagagaaggattattgcagatttgaacagggcaaaccatcacaaagaggtgccactcttctattttcctgttatggaagtacctcaggtaagtgaggtaagttcagctgtccctactcttccagcctcacaaatttctttgccttatagtgtagctctggcaactgtgtcaatgacccaacaattgcctacccaagctaccaaaccatcaaaaatttctaaatacaagtcaaagaaagccccctctggtatctctcaaaagatgccagttgcaaaatccaccaaaccaaaagaggggagtgtgaaggtgggtaagaaaggtgagggacagggtgaacatcaaagaaaccctaaggataagtatggagaggtgagtgttttccagcctagccacactgcagtttcccaacaaactgcagtgcttaataaggacataagctcattgctagttgcatcctcccaaaaggatgtgactattgaacaaagctctcagccaagagcacaggccaaaagggtaagggacacaagctcaccacAAATGTATACTAGAAAGAGGAAACCTAAAACCCttagggatgcacagggttcacacactgtgcaaactggtgctgaagacacagtcactgcaccttttcaaagtcagtttgatgttgctccaataaatgtggagtcacggccaaaatctttagttatagaagcacctcaaacaccaaattctcccacaaactctctggatgtggatatgatcaacacatcaattcctgattccccttctttaactctgttggggaagccaaaatctagtgcaagtgagcatcatcttttggatgatttgttggctcacttgccaattctttcaggaactgttgagacatctgtgcccaaattctcatcaatctgcacagagtccacaatagtttccactccaaacacattcatttctactcactcgatggatactGCTTATCCattgagtagtgattgtatcccgacggataagcttaatagcagttttccgtcggatagtcaaactgctaactcgacggatatcccttatctgtcgagtgtctctgcacagcttcaaatttcatcaattatctcaagtgcagaagacttagtggtagtacaatcactcctaggattgaggggagggagtgaactgagtgagagtctgggttgctcccaggaaaaaagagaggaaaagagtgaaaatatgcaatcgagttcttcaggattggcaaaagagagtgtgaggagtcccaccttagatggtgaaggtgagggtgtgagggtggtgagccaaggtgagaccttgatgcaagaaaagatagaaaatgagagaaaagcaggtagtgaagatataagggtggatgttattgtaagtgagttaatgaatgtctaagatgcagacagggagggactatctcagcaaactcaagctgttatagattccacctctttagatgctgagacatttactcaccctgttccagcctaccaacttctagctggacagggcaatgacaatgcagaaaggatgctaaacttggtgcataccacacagtccatgcaaagagctaaggatgccatcacagctttgccttctacagctggtgatgttgattatgagaatggtggttcagaagaattttTTGGAGGTGAAtgtggagatagtgaagaagaaccttttgacatagggggagaagtaggctctacttcaagatcaggcatgccatcttgggcattttcaaagcaatgtgatgaacactacttcaagacaaccctgattcaactcatatATCAGaaaaattctgctcttcaaaccaccacaaattcCAGCACCAAAaactccttcaagcacatcttgcttctctgcaactacaacaaatcaaaggttttcaacatgctcaagatgtcaacactatcaaaggtgatattgatgagatgaaaaaggccatttctaacaagatggactctaaacttccagaagctacaatgtttgacattaagagacaacttaggaaaaattctgatcttgccacaaagatagatgccttggatacaagaatgacaataatggaagcatctcttacagcaattcatctacaccaaactcaacaaacagacttgcttcggaaactggtggctgcacaaacctcctcctctactcagcttgatgataacaaaaagggggagaaagagagttctaggagtgagggggagcaaaaagtgcttaacattcaagttagcaaagtaattgtgcctacaattactatctcaaagccaccatctaaggacagtattgatctgataaaGGAAGCAGCAACTACTTTGaaagcagctgaaaaggagcagttgaatccaatcaactgggagaaaattgatgaggatattaaaaagaagtttgggctagcaaagaagccagaaaagtcagccattcatcactctcaagtcaggcaaatctctgtgaatgaaatgagcatgaactatctggaaagaggacagccatcctgcatcaaatctccaaaggctgaagtacttttgaagtCATGGGTGAACTAtctaaaatcatcactaaagaacctTTTGGATACAGtatatgagacaccaaagcctgatgagaagaaactattttcaagatccattgccttctacaaggatccaggtgattcagctttgaaaaggagaattgctaaagtttttaggaatggtaaagaaatttgtgtggtggctggacatcctcaatttgctgaagcaaagagagaagaaaaggcaagactgaagcaagaaaagaagcatgTTGCACTAAATGCTAAAAAGgttaaataaaagaaagagcaagctgatATCTTGGCTAAGATACAaactgtgaaaccaacacaacaaattcctgctcagccatctgaaatcactaaatctcaagatccaaagaagcaagttgaaccacaacagaagaaatctcacagatacaaggaattggccaaaagaaccaaaaggaaattgaactttgttgataaggaattggaggaacagtttcctaaggaatccattctgactacaactcaagcatcaaaaccctcagtggtatttgaagacattaaggtggtggatccttacaggaacattcatggtgaacctattatgcctaaggatgaaccaatagactgggaaagtctaccaaatcctgacttcaatttgccaatgcttaacaagccaaagagaacaaagtcaagagcagtgaagaaagtgaagatgtcacctcttaaatccaaatctctaaccaaagctcaatccaaagtcaacaagggagattacatgtacttatgtgacatcaaggaattctctgatctaaacctctatctagatgaactggaagaagttagagggattgatgcctacaggaatctacctgaaaggttagttttcaagtacaagggaggaaaggagtTCAATGGCCACATCaaaggatccttcaagaaagccaatatgtgttgataaaggtttattcatcattcaagaagaactttggattcaatgtaactgcaagaagacttgttctaaagaagattgaagaacaaagagtattagagctaaagatgcattcccaaagactttaactattcttTACACatgaagtagagtgcatctaaggcccttctggttgatggagttcatggatgacaaaggagttggaagattttttagattagaagaccaagtgagcatctctagcaatgagactcttttggaaatgcaagaaaagctaaatctctcagaatctgatgaactggaattccacagatagctccaaaatcagatagaagaaaacaacagaaagcttgaaAAGAGATCCAGATCCACTAATAGAAATAGTGCCTATGACATcacccctttaacatcggttagaaatgtcagtgatgttaaaagcagttttaacatcggttgctttcaaaccgatgttaaaggtgtTGTTAGACATCAGTATCTAaaccaaccgatgtctataatcattttttttaaaaaaataaaatatgcCCGCTTCTTTCTTTCCCCCGTTAATACACCAAAAAATTTCACCttaactaatttttttattttcggTTTCACCCCATTAAACAAAACCGTTTCCCCCTTCTTTGCTCTCTCTCagctctctcattctctctctcttctctctctctctctccctctctctctctctttctctctcattctctcttctctcttactgtcttgtctctcttctctcttctcttttctctctcatgTCTCACTGTCTCTTTAACCTAAACCCCCtaaatttatatgaattaaactCGATTAATTCATAAATCGATGTCGATAGGTGCTGAAAAGCCTTGAAGGAGGTGTGGACTACTCGATTAGTGTGTGAAAAGTAAGTttttttcgaatttaatttcaaattttatgtaTTGATTTTAATCGAGTTTGTTTGTACAGGTCGATCTCTGGAGCTGGGTTTGGTTACACTTGAAGGGGGTTTGCTCGATTAGGTAAGATTTCACATGCATGTGTATTTTTTGTTACTTTAATAGATGCATGTGTTTAATGCATGTTCTTTTTTTATGTATTTAATGCATGTTCTTGTTTCATGTGTTAAGTTTATGTTTTGTTAATTTAATGCATGTTCTTGTTTAATTTTAATAGATGCATGTGTATGGATCCTGTTTAGTTTATGTCTTGTTTAGTTTAGGTGTGAAATTGTATATGTGTAAACATATGTAGttgtaataattaatttatatgtttaATTATGCGTGTTACAAGTATTCGTATTACAAGCATTCATATTACAAGCATTCGTATGTTTAATTTATATgcataattaatttatatatttaattatgtTTAATCCTAAATAAGTAAACAACTAAGCGTTACTTCTTAATGTTTGAAATGACAAACAGGTAGGTTGCTAGGTTGCTGTTTGTCTTAAAAATAAATGGACAAGTCGTGGATTTTCAAAGACAGGGATTCTTTAGAATATGAGATAGGTGTTGAAAGTTTCTTAATATTTGCATTAGAGAACTCAAAGGATCCTAAGAACATCCCTTGTCCTTATGGGCGTTGCGGTAATTTTAGGAAATATAACGTAAAAGTAATACGGGGTCATTTATATGAAAAAGGTTTTAGTTTGGGGTATattgattggatttggcatggagaaaCTAGTTCTAAGAGTGTTAGGTCATCTGCCGGTACTACATTTCTACCTAAGGAGCAAAATGCTCAATCCGAAACTATTGACGTTTGTGAAGCTGCTTATAATTCAGACGATCATGATTCGTATGACTTCGATAGGTTTGTAGCTGATGCAGAACAACCTTTGTATAAGGGCAGTAAATGTACGAAGTTAGAGTCAATGTTAAAGCTACATAATTGGAAATCTAGGTTTGGTATTAGCGATAGAGCCTTCACTGatcttctcacttctgttggttCTTTTCTTCCTCAAGATCATGTGTTACCGGTTAATGCGTATGAGGCAAATAAAACCTTATCTGACTTGGGCCTCGAGTACATTAAATTTCATGCATGTCCAAACAATTATATACTCTACAGGGGTATAAATCTTAATGCATCTGAGTGTCCAAAATGTCGTTTATCTCACTGGAAGGTTGCGAAAGATGGTAAACTTAGGGTAAATAGTCCAGCTAAGGTTATATGGTATTTTATATCATTCCTAGGTTTAAAAGAATGTTTAAATCTCCTGATACCGCTGAACAGTTGATTTGGCATTCAAAATAACAGTCAAATGATGGTCAGATGCGGCATCTGGCCGACTCTGCTTCATGGAGGAATATTGATTATCGGTGGCCTTCGTTTGCTAATGATCCAAGAAACCTTTGATTAACTTTAGGAGCAGATGGTATAAACCCATTTAATAATGGCCTAAGCAATAGGTATAGCTGCTGGCCGGTAGTATTGGTAGCttataatcttcctccatggttatgcatgaagaggaagtttataaTGTTATCAATATTAATTCCTGGTCCGCACGAGCCAAGAAATGATATTGACGTATACTTAGAGTCGTTGATCGATGATTTGAAGAAGCTTTGGGTAGAAGGTGAACCAAATGTCTATGACGCTTATAGTAAATCCTATTTTACTTTAAAAGCGGTTTTGATGTGGACCATAAATGACTTTCCTAGATATGCAAATCTATCCGGTTGTGTTAATAAGGGTTACAAGACCTGTCCCATATGTGGTGACGACACCGTTGCCAAATATTTAAGTCATAGTAAAAAAATGTGTTATCAAGGCCATCGTCGTTATTTGGCTGACCATCACCCCTATAGGAGACAAAAGTTGGCTTTTAACAATGAACTAGAGCTTCGGCGACCACGTCCACCCCTTTCTGGTGAAGAAGTGTTAGCACAACAGGAACAGATTAATTTTTCTTATGGCAAGGAAGTAAAGAAGTCCAAAAAGGTTGATTGTCCATGGAAGAAAAAGTCTATTTTTTTGAGTTAGAATATTGGAAGTTTCACCACGTTCGTCACTGTCTCGATGTTATGCACATTGAGAAAAATGTGTATGATAATCTAATGGGGACACTGTTAAATATGTGGCACAAGTTAAAAGATAGCGAGGCATCTCATCGTGATATGCTTGACATGGGTGTTACGGCTGATTTAGCTCCACAAGTAGGGGAAAAGAAAACCTACTTGCCTCCTTCTGCTTTTACTTTATCAAAGGCTGAAAAAAGAACAATGTTTTCCTCATTCTTGAATATGAAACTTCCGTATGGACATGCATAGAACATTAAAAACTGCGTGTCCATGGCTGATTTAAAGATTTATGGGCTGAAGTCCCATGAATGCCACATCCTCCTCCAACAGTTGCTCCCGGTTGCAATTCGATCCGTTCTTCCGAAACATATTAGGGTCACAATAATACGATTGTGTTTCTTTTTCAACTCCTTGTGCAGGAAAGTAGTCGATGTTTTGAAACTAGATAAACTGCAGTCATATGTAATATTGACCTTGTGTGAGCTTGAAAAAAAATTTCATGCCTcattttttgatgttatgataCATCTCATAGTCCACTTGGTTTGGGA
It contains:
- the LOC141718847 gene encoding uncharacterized protein LOC141718847, which codes for MDKSWIFKDRDSLEYEIGVESFLIFALENSKDPKNIPCPYGRCGNFRKYNVKVIRGHLYEKGFSLGYIDWIWHGETSSKSVRSSAGTTFLPKEQNAQSETIDVCEAAYNSDDHDSYDFDRFVADAEQPLYKGSKCTKLESMLKLHNWKSRFGISDRAFTDLLTSVGSFLPQDHVLPVNAYEANKTLSDLGLEYIKFHACPNNYILYRGINLNASECPKCRLSHWKVAKDGKLRSNDGQMRHLADSASWRNIDYRWPSFANDPRNL